The sequence GTGAATCATGGGGTCACCTCCTTCACGCAGTGTGGGGGGCGCACATGGCGTGACCCTGCGAATTGCGTGAACGGCTCCAGTCCCGCCCGCTTATGCGCAGGTCACCTTCAGTCCCTGGGGCCGGTCAGCCGTCCGGATCGCTGTTCGGTGCAGGCAGGGCGCCGCCCGTGAACCGTTTGGTGAGCCACCGGTCGAAGCGGGCAAGGTTGTCCGCCTGCCGTTCATAGGCGTCGTGAATGGTGCGCAGTTTCACCTGCAGGGTCTGCAGGCGCTCGTCGCTGACGGGAATGTCCGCCCGGCTCCAGTCGCGGCGGTACACGCCGTTGATGTCGTGCGTGGCGCGGCGCAGCGTCACCGCGTCCCGCGCCTCTTCGAGCGTGAGGCCCAGGGCGCGCAGGTCGATCAGGTCCCGCAGGAGGCGCAGCGCGTACGGGCCGTACAGCGCGCGGCCGGAGGCGGTGACGTGGTCGGGAACCAGCAGCTGCAGTTCGGCGTAGTGCATCACCGTGCGGCGGGTCACGCCGGCCGCACGGGCGAGCTCGGCAGTGGTGTAGTACGTGGCGCTGGGGTCGGTCACGGGGTGAGAATCACCTTCCCGGTCACGCGGCGCTCCAGCAGGTCCCGCAGGGCGCGTGGGGCGTCCTCGAGCGGGTAGCGGGCGCTGATGAGCGGCGTGATGGTGCCCTCCGTCACCCAGGTGGCAAGCTGCTGAAGGTGCCGGGCGTTGCCGCGCGGGTCGCGCCGGGCGTACTCGCCCCAGAAAACGCCCACCACCGACGCGCCCTTGAGCAGCGGGAGGTTCAACGGCAGCTTCGGGATTTCGCCCCCTGCAAATCCCACCACAAGGTACCGGCCGCCCCAGGCGATGGCGCGGAAGGCACTTTCCGCCCAGCGGTCCCCGACAGGATCAAGAATGACGTCCACGCCCGCCTTGCCGGCGAGGGTCTTCAGGGCGTCCTTCAGGTCGGTGGTGGCGTAGTTGATGGTCTCATCGGCGCCGTGCGCGCGGGCGAGGGCGAGTTTCTCGTCGGTGCTGGCCGCGGCGATCACGCGCGCGCCGAGCGCCTTGCCGATCATGACGGCCGCGAGGCCCACGCCGCCGGCTGCGCCGAGGACAAGCAGGGTCTCCCCGGCTCTGAGCTGGCCGCGGTCGATCAGGGCGTGCATGACGGTGCCGTACGCGAGCGGGAGCGTGGCCGCCACGCCGAACTCCAGCGTGTCGGGCAGAGGCAGCGTGGCGGCGGCCGGGGCAATCAGGTGCGTGGCGAAGGCGCCGGTGCCGGTGAACGCGGCGGCGCGCTGCCCCACGGTCAGGTGCGTGACGCCCTTGCCGACGGCCTCGATGATGCCGGCGGCCTCGGCACCCGGGGTGAACGGCAGGGGGGGGCGCACCTGGTACTGGCCCATGACCATCAGCGCGTCAGGGTAGTTCACGCTGGCGGCGTGCACGCGCAGCAGAATCTCGCCGGGGCCGGGGGTGGGCGTGGGGTGCTCGGTGACGCTCAGGGTTTCGGGCTGATCGAAGCGGGTGCAGGTCAGGGCGCGCATAGGTCCTCCGGGGTGGGGTGGCGAGGTCATGAG is a genomic window of Deinococcus taeanensis containing:
- a CDS encoding MerR family transcriptional regulator — translated: MHYAELQLLVPDHVTASGRALYGPYALRLLRDLIDLRALGLTLEEARDAVTLRRATHDINGVYRRDWSRADIPVSDERLQTLQVKLRTIHDAYERQADNLARFDRWLTKRFTGGALPAPNSDPDG
- a CDS encoding NADPH:quinone oxidoreductase family protein, whose amino-acid sequence is MRALTCTRFDQPETLSVTEHPTPTPGPGEILLRVHAASVNYPDALMVMGQYQVRPPLPFTPGAEAAGIIEAVGKGVTHLTVGQRAAAFTGTGAFATHLIAPAAATLPLPDTLEFGVAATLPLAYGTVMHALIDRGQLRAGETLLVLGAAGGVGLAAVMIGKALGARVIAAASTDEKLALARAHGADETINYATTDLKDALKTLAGKAGVDVILDPVGDRWAESAFRAIAWGGRYLVVGFAGGEIPKLPLNLPLLKGASVVGVFWGEYARRDPRGNARHLQQLATWVTEGTITPLISARYPLEDAPRALRDLLERRVTGKVILTP